One genomic region from Octopus bimaculoides isolate UCB-OBI-ISO-001 chromosome 30, ASM119413v2, whole genome shotgun sequence encodes:
- the LOC106873649 gene encoding ataxin-2-like protein — protein sequence MATAMSATSKRKARINNAGRWRGSPQNDSWGLPPPRGNPASNPSRNPVDSLKFGKMRLSPDNEGVYNNSRFIYVGVCLLGNPVSIQVKNGNVYEGILLTFSYKMDIVLSMAHKVDDRVAPNCNSVIPNKENIIDNLIIKSSEIVKLEAKNVDLEYAVKDNYSESSSRFNGQLGDKDLTPWEGDLEDGKMTSLDSDASNGWDPSDMFRTNYEQFNVISTYDENLSQYTTPLERRDTKEYKEREEAAAKLADEIERSDSYKHRISLENGEGEDEEKFAAVVKPEQQQQQQQQQSSNAPGRNAVPLRKVPSRGGMVGTGSTGVRGSSLSPNNMSTSQALSNSSSSSISSSSNSNSSNSVSSSNNTTNNNTTTTTTTTTTNSNNXXXXMTHHHQQQQQQQPPATATVADPSPQPSIVAQQITSMLPPQLQQNHSNYNPSREALPSQPQSLPLQTQITKSHDSPSDSSNMEQLKVNGSSEKEDKEILSNRSHIVPADNREIVPASPLSGLDESRRNSNSKDRASEIEAYKTFSSHIKLTGSYKDKEKGEKGERQEKSEERKDLEKSKEFEKTDKLSQKVKNSTLNPNAKEFNPKSYPQKHCVQTPTPPRPQTQSPVPLPSMPSAMQGQQLYTQYIVPSVMSMPTATPQQATNQNNRFNAAKRAIVPVPRHDYTAQAAAAAATGPPLLAQTNIPAPYFPYYQLPQPTHTPYTQHLMPMAQGTRLMTQTTVPIVPTSHPGNMEQTGNPQHSAPLYVPTPHVQHHPNHPPLPHPTQTHMGHHPGGGHSQGNQMNTQGSGHPAPSPVQTQGPSSQQGQHPQHPPSSGTPQPPQPPMNFQTMSIQGHPPLQGSPHNPTSPPSVHPASLSYPITPHSHMQATGAQNLVPASAQGHPQTSVTHSQM from the exons AGGAAATCCTGCTTCCAACCCGTCAAGAAATCCTGTC GATTCATTGAAGTTTGGTAAAATGAGGCTATCTCCTGAT AACGAAGGCGTGTACAATAACAGCCGGTTTATTTATGTTGGAGTTTGTTTACTA ggTAATCCTGTTAGTATCCAAGTGAAGAATGGAAATGTGTATGAAGGTATTCTACTCACCTTTTCGTATAAG atggACATTGTGTTGTCAATGGCACATAAAGTTGATGATCGGGTGGCTCCTAACTGTAATTCCGTTATTCCAAATAAGGAAAACATCATCGATAATCTTATAATAAAGTCTTCAGAAATTGTCAAATTAGAAGCCAAAAATGTAGATTTGGAGTATGCAGTAAAAG ATAATTATTCTGAATCTTCTTCCCGATTTAATGGCCAGTTAGGTGATAAAGACTTGACCCCATGGGAAGGGGACTTAGAAGACGGAAAAATGACCAGTCTCGATAGTGATGCATCT aatggtTGGGATCCTTCCGACATGTTCAGAACTAATTATGAGCAATTCAATGTGATATCTACATATGATGAAAACTTATCACAATACAC GACTCCATTAGAAAGACGTGATACTAAGGAATATAAAGAACGAGAAGAAGCTGCTGCCAAACTGGCTGACGAAATCGAGAGAAGTGACAGTTACAAACACAGGATATCGTTGGAGAATGGCGAGGGGGAAGACGAGGAGAAATTTGCAGCCGTCGTCAAACcagagcaacagcaacagcagcagcaacaacaaagtaGTAACGCCCCTGGAAG AAATGCAGTCCCCCTGCGTAAAGTCCCCAGTCGAGGCGGAATGGTAGGCACCGGTAGTACGGGTGTCCGTGGGAGCAGCCTGTCTCCGAACAACATgagtactagtcaagcactgagcaacagtagtagtagtagtattagcagcagcagcaacagtaacagcagcaacagcgttagcagcagtaacaacaccaccaacaacaacaccactactactactactactactacaactaacagcaacaacaNNNNNNNNNNCATGAcccaccatcaccagcagcagcagcagcagcagccgccgGCCACGGCCACCGTCGCCGACCCGAGCCCGCAGCCGTCTATTGTTGCCCAGCAGATAACCTCAATGTTGCCACCGCAACTTCAACAGAATCACAGTAATTACAACCCTTCTCGAGAAGCGCTGCCCTCACAGCCACAGTCCCTGCCCCTACAAACGCAAATCACAAAGAGTCACGACTCCCCTTCCGATTCATCAAATATGGAACAACTCAAAGTGAATGGAT cTTCTGAGAAGGAAGACAAAGAAATCCTCAGCAACCGGTCTCATATTGTGCCTGCCGATAACAGAGAAATTGTACCTGCTTCTCCTTTATCAGGCCTCGATGAATCAAGAAGGAATTCAAATtcaaaag ATCGAGCTTCCGAAATAGAAGCCTACAAAACATTTAGTTCACATATTAAG ttaACTGGAAGttataaagacaaagaaaaaggagagaaaggtgAGCGTCAGGAGAAATCAGAAGAGCGGAAAGATTTGGAGAAGAGCAAAGAATTTGAGAAAACTGATAAGCTATCACA aaaagtCAAAAATTCTACCTTAAACCCGAATGCAAAGGAATTTAATCCCAAGAGTTACCCACAG aaACACTGTGTGCAGACCCCAACGCCACCACGGCCTCAAACTCAAAGTCCTGTGCCGTTACCTTCGATGCCATCAGCTATGCAAGGGCAACAGCTCTACACCCAGTACATTGTACCCAGTGTTATGTCCATGCCTACTGCCACACCGCAGCAGGCTACCAACCAGAATAACAGGTTCAACGCAGCAAAACGTG cgATCGTGCCTGTTCCTCGGCATGACTATACTGCTCAGGCCGCAGCCGCCGCTGCCACGGGGCCCCCACTTCTGGCTCAAACCAACATCCCCGCACCGTATTTCCCTTACTACCAACTTCCGCAGCCCACGCACACGCCGTACACTCAG CACCTCATGCCCATGGCCCAGGGGACGAGGTTGATGACTCAAACGACAGTCCCAATAGTTCCGACTTCTCATCCTGGCAACATGGAACAGACTGGTAACCCTCAGCATTCAGCGCCGTTATATG tTCCGACGCCGCATGTACAACATCACCCCAACCATCCTCCGTTGCCTCAtccgacacagacacacatgggcCACCATCCAGGAGGTGGTCACTCTCAAGGCAACCAAATGAACACTCAGGGAAGCGGTCATCCAGCCCCTAGTCCAGTCCAAACTCAAGGGCCGTCGTCTCAGCAGGGCCAGCACCCACAGCATCCACCAAGCTCTGGGAcgccacaaccaccacagccaccCATGAACTTCCAAACGATGAGTATCCAGGGACACCCGCCGCTGCAGGGAAGCCCCCACAACCCGACATCCCCGCCCAGTGTCCACCCGGCGTCGCTGTCGTACCCTATAACCCCGCACTCGCATATGCAGGCGACCGGTGCTCAAAACCTTGTGCCCGCCAGTGCGCAGGGGCACCCACAGACTTCGGTTACGCACTCACAGATG
- the LOC106873648 gene encoding putative uncharacterized protein DDB_G0277255 — translation MMRYGYLKCKQHKHSPYRSRSNRQHGRPGSVQHQQILYNCNKTKVMLAISQYQKSYHLSVTGKLNQETKELMSASRCGNKDKDDGVYREEHFNSKRKHPRRQDLRHGRGNRANRRIDMNKRHNRKNMNPMRKRSKREAFHRSRSKIKTTTTGEKFLARDKRSVSSNLSPLLSSNLPLTSKLASLLVATFSKFRATRGRWKRNTANGYSTVSLTEHNNNTVSNNTKTIANDTLLAREILNRVIAESNTSSSKTTATKETVSEGGVRTSKTARQHTAKDLAPSKLNTISSENTTSTSSQSSQTPKPISNTSTHTSNVTSTTTTINNNNNNARKYVQFQNSQTKQKLKTTAAATPTAKSISTSSNTWLEYSDDHVRTLSDEQPWNESWLEEAVSNGEVERKGSEGRQEQRPYFHSFASQSSSSSSSSSSSSSSSSTAYMSSSRSSLSPTFTAVSSSSSSSSSSSSSSEFRTNPDDSSGSAVRGSTDGDQISKRSVINFNSATRIVNNNNNNSTHTNHQQNNNINHNNNSNNYTNNSNNDTTTISTHLTTAATNATTFKEFQLDSSSSSSKSNTDEILEHVCNGKERCFSNPSTSNNNCKCNLSSSSSSSSSSSSKRDRSSERGSASNSSNLCKCIAINDAKVNNSNTVSSSSSSSSSSSVKGNKDIASGLDFETGVYTTKTVRTRPLRRGTLTRSYSQRQRGSTSSIAVNSSSSSGGGGGGSSKGNSRDSNSNYSKSIANNNNNYNNNEKDHVKGETELTSNPKQEPVGARLGSSLPSLHSSSSSTSSSSSSSSSSSSSESSSSYIRTFASSSTTIDTSSSSSSPITTPPSSSTREKLAFTSVPHLTSDTALSTTATVATGKKTTQSESTTKTTTATTLTTDEDRRPPIATLATPVLGTNDQDVNDVIYSDSDINNNNYINNNNNNNNNNNDNRNLRSSLPLRYTETVPAGIKLGAISKLEELTSYNTNQNDKNYLNDGEYNVIHLKKLFIKLLSQSETATQSSPKLPTVTYSPFSFTTKPNIQWTERPQPPKTSAPHSRWWNQPHTISYMLSVIKFGLRPKELQHRTRQNYLRETARRLKETDPLMYNDSPVHQRKRRSPVVNKVNGWGQMFKKKLIRWRLLDSGYSNRIPVEEQRATLTLAFRMWNEVIPLNFVEDITSHVKDVDIHIAFGQGRFLLILLRNFLHSSSLYIFLFFSYNGFFCTSTNEAPSRN, via the coding sequence ATGATGCGGTACGGATATCTAAAATGCAAGCAACATAAACATTCTCCGTACCGTTCACGCTCAAACAGACAGCATGGTCGGCCAGGCAGTGTACAGCATCAACAGAtattatataattgtaataaaacGAAGGTTATGTTGGCAATCAGCCAGTACCAGAAAAGTTATCACTTGTCCGTGACAGGTAAGTTAAACCAGGAGACCAAAGAACTGATGTCTGCTTCTCGTTGTGGTAATAAAGACAAAGATGATGGTGTGTACAGGGAGGAACACTTTAATTCAAAAAGGAAGCACCCTCGTCGACAAGATCTAAGACATGGCCGCGGAAACAGGGCCAATCGACGAATAGATATGAACAAACGACacaatagaaaaaatatgaacCCGATGAGAAAACGCTCAAAACGGGAAGCATTTCACAGATCCCGTTCAAAAATCAAAACGACCACCACAGGGGAGAAGTTTTTAGCGAGGGACAAACGATCCGTCTCGTCAAATTTATCCCCATTGCTATCTTCTAATTTACCTTTGACTTCCAAGCTGGCTTCTCTCTTGGTGGCGACTTTCTCAAAATTTCGAGCCACTAGAGGTCGCTGGAAACGGAATACGGCAAATGGTTATTCGACCGTATCCCTGACTGAACACAATAACAATACGGTATCAAATAATACCAAAACGATCGCTAATGACACGTTATTAGCCCGTGAGATACTAAACCGTGTTATTGCTGAATCAAATACATCATCATCTAAGACCACAGCGACAAAAGAAACAGTTTCAGAGGGCGGAGTACGGACTAGTAAAACTGCAAGGCAACACACGGCAAAAGACTTAGCGCCGTCAAAGTTAAATACAATTAGCTCAGAAAACACAACTTCAACATCATCGCAATCATCACAAACACCCAAACCAATTTCTAATACATCTACTCATACTTCTAATGTAACAAGCACCACaacaactataaataataataataataatgcacgtAAATATGTACAGTTTCAAAactcacaaacaaaacaaaaattaaaaacaacagcagcagcaacaccaacagcaaaaTCAATATCAACAAGTAGCAATACATGGCTAGAATATTCTGATGACCATGTACGGACGTTGAGTGACGAGCAGCCATGGAATGAGTCTTGGCTGGAGGAAGCGGTTTCGAATGGTGAAGTTGAACGCAAAGGCAGTGAAGGTAGACAAGAGCAGCGGCCATATTTTCACTCGTTCGCTTCtcaatcatcgtcgtcgtcatcgtcatcttcatcatcatcatcgtcgtcgtctacAGCGTACATGTCTTCGTCACGGTCATCTCTTTCGCCAACTTTTACGGcagtgtcttcttcttcttcttcttcttcttcttcttcatcgtcatctGAATTTCGGACGAACCCGGACGACAGCAGTGGTTCTGCTGTCCGTGGTTCCACCGatggtgaccaaattagcaagcGTAGTGTGATCAACTTCAATAGTGCCACACGCattgtaaataacaacaacaacaacagcacacacaCCAACcaccaacaaaacaataacattaaccataacaataacagtaataactacacaaacaacagcaacaacgatacaACCACCATTTCTACACatcttactactgctgctactaatgCTACTACGTTTAAAGAATTTCAGttggatagtagtagtagtagtagtaagtctAATACAGATGAGATTCTCGAACACGTTTGTAATGGTAAGGAGAGATGTTTTAGTAACCCAAGCACTAGCAACAACAATTGTAAATGTAaccttagcagcagcagcagcagcagtagtagtagtagtagcaaacgAGATAGAAGTAGCGAGAGAGGTAGCGCGAGTAATAGCAGTAACTTATGTAAGTGCATCGCTATTAACGACGCCaaagtaaacaacagcaacactgtaagtagcagcagtagcagtagtagtagcagcagtgttaAGGGTAACAAAGATATTGCAAGCGGGCTGGACTTCGAAACAGGTGTTTATACGACAAAAACGGTTCGAACGAGACCGTTGCGAAGGGGTACGCTGACTAGAAGCTACAGTCAAAGACAGAGAGGAAGCACCAGCTCGATTGctgtaaatagtagtagtagtagtggtggtggtggtggtggtagtagtaaggGGAACAGTAGGGATAGCAATAGTAATTACTCTAAGTCaatagccaataataataataattataataataacgagaAAGATCATGTCAAGGGCGAGACAGAGCTGACATCAAACCCTAAACAAGAACCTGTAGGGGCGAGATTAGGCTCTTCTTTGCCGTcattgcattcatcatcatcatcgacgtcatcatcatcatcgtcgtcatcatcatcttcatcctcagaatcatcatcgtcatatataAGAACTTTTGCTTCATCCTCAACAACAATTgatacgtcatcatcatcatcatcaccaatcacAACACCACCTTCATCTTCAACACGTGAAAAACTGGCTTTCACATCGGTGCCTCACCTCACATCCGACACAGCTCTTTCGACGACGGCCACCGTGGCCACAGGTAAAAAAACGACTCAGTCAGAATCGACGACGAAGACAACGACGGCAACAACTCTAACGACAGACGAAGACAGAAGACCCCCCATCGCTACATTAGCGACACCAGTTTTGGGTACAAACGACCAAGACGTGAATGACGTCATATACTCAGACAgtgacattaacaataataattatattaataataataataataacaataataataataatgataaccgaAACTTAAGGTCTTCTCTACCTTTACGTTACACCGAAACCGTTCCAGCTGGGATAAAGTTGGGAGCCATTTCAAAACTTGAAGAATTAACCTCATATAATactaaccaaaatgacaaaaactaTTTAAATGATGGCGAATATAAtgtaattcacctgaagaaactTTTTATCAAATTGCTCAGTCAATCAGAAACGGCGACACAATCGTCGCCGAAGTTGCCAACAGTGACTTACTCACCGTTTTCTTTCACGACAAAACCAAATATCCAATGGACAGAGCGTCCGCAACCCCCCAAAACGTCGGCGCCTCATTCCAGGTGGTGGAACCAACCGCATACGATTTCCTATATGCTGTCGGTAATCAAATTCGGACTCAGACCGAAAGAGCTGCAGCATCGTACGCGGCAAAATTACCTGCGGGAGACGGCGCGCCGCTTGAAAGAGACTGATCCTCTAATGTACAACGACTCGCCGGTGCATCAACGTAAACGCCGCTCGCCCGTGGTTAACAAGGTGAACGGGTGGGgacaaatgtttaaaaagaaattgatacGCTGGCGTTTGTTAGATTCGGGATACAGCAACCGCATCCCTGTGGAAGAGCAGAGAGCTACTCTTACACTCGCCTTCCGGATGTGGAACGAAGTGATTCCCTTAAACTTTGTGGAGGATATTACCAGTCACGTGAAGGATGTCGATATACATATTGCGTTTGGTCAAGGTAGGTTCcttttaatattactaagaaattttctccattcatcttcgttatatattttcttatttttttcttataacgGCTTTTTCTGTACATCTACAAACGAGGCTCCAAGTCGTAATTAG